In the genome of Arachis stenosperma cultivar V10309 chromosome 6, arast.V10309.gnm1.PFL2, whole genome shotgun sequence, the window ATTTTTGGGTTCTACGCGCTGCGACCAAGGTTTGGGCCCCTGATCATCCTGACCAACACTCACATTCCTTACTTGATCACATGTATTTCTATGCTAAGCTATACCTCCAAATCTGTTTTGAAGATGAAAGAGTTTTCGTCTACTCTTATGACACCCATAACTCACATTGGACCAGTGAGGGTGGCAATAGTTTTGCGCGTTCTTTTTTGTGTCCAAGTGGGTGGCCAGCGTCGGTCCTTTCTTCCAAGTGTGTATACTCCAGGTATCAGGTAATTTCCTGCATCTTCATGTTGTTTACTCCTGAGTATTGTTATTCGTATTGGTATTGCTATTGTTACAGACTTGTTTTATCCTGGCAAATACCTGGCACTTTCATGCGAATGCATTGGAGAAAAATACTTGATGTGTGCTTTCCAGGTGGATGAATTGGGTGTCTGTTATCTTCGAAAGGCTTGAAGGCTGCCTAGATAGAATGCCATCCTTCAATCATGAGGAAAGGTCTGTGCTTGTTGATCTTGATGGCAAAGGCACGTTTCTCGTTATGTTACCTGGCTTTGCAAAGGAACGAGGACAGGACCTAGTCCTGTGCGTGTTGGTTCTTCAAGTCATTGTGAAGAAGGTTGTATCCCATCCCTTCCGGATCCCACATAGATCTGTGAGGTCCCCAATGGAGGGTGATTTCTTAGATTGGAAGGTCCTTAGCATGAACATGTACAGCATAAATCGTGGCTTCGATGATTAGTTTAGTGTCTCTCTTTTCCCTGGCATCCCCTGCAACAAAGCCATTGCATACGAGGTCCCAAGgggaggaaaaagaaaatgcaaccAAATTTGAGTTCCAGACATGCTTGCTTGCTTCAAAGGTAATGCTTGCCTCTCTGCTTTTTGTCATCATTGTCTTATGTACCTTAAAGTAAAGTAGCTTTTTTAATTATGCTATAGAATCGATTTCTTTATTTGCAAATCCTTCATTAGGCTTACTGCTCATTGCATGATGCAGCAAGGTTACTTTTCACAGTTTTCGGTGGAAACATTGTTTTACATATTATACAGGTTTGCAATTACATCTTACTTGGTTTTTAATTGGCTTgcttaatattataattaaccACTTTTTTTTCCTTGATTGCAGCATGCCCAAAGACGAAGCACAATTATATGCTGCAAATTAAATGAGCTGTATGCACATACCCTCTAATTCATcctttttttgttaattatattttatttttccgtGGTTAGGGCTTATTTCCAAATTATGTTGGGATTGTTACAATTTGGGAGCAATTAATGGTTAAATCAGTCAATACTTGGTAACCTTTCTTTGTTTATCAGTCACGGATTTTAAGAATTCCTACAGCAAAACTTGTATTGGCAGGAACTCTtgaattaaaatctaaattGTTTTCCTCTGATTAATAATTTCTAACAAGGTAGGTGGTTGTTGCTTTCAGGCACAATAGAGGATGGTATTATCACAAAGACAATCGTTTCTGGTTTATAAGAGTTCCCAACATGGAGCCGCTTGTTAGAACGAACACATACGAGAGAGGATCTTATCACTGTTTCGATCCAAACACATTTGAAACATACGAAAGAGGATCTTATCACTGTTTCGATCCAAACACATTTGAAACTGTTCGCAAGGTTAGCTTTATACATAATAGAATTCGTAGTGTTCATAAAATGATTTCTCGTGGTCcaacatttattattttccttttatcCCTGATCCTATTTTAGGCCTCTAATGAAAAAAAATCCTTGCAGGATAACTTTGTTCTACATTATGAAATGTTGGAAAAGAGACCGCCTCTACCACAGCATCGAGTAGGAATCAGAACCTTTATTGTAGAGTTTCAACTGTAAATTTTCATTCTGGATTTTAATTCCTCAGAATGTCATTAGCATAAGTATTCCTTTAGTTTGGGCTTTCTCGTACTATATGTCGCTTGAGTGATCCAAGCATTTCTTCTTTAACTGCCCTAATTTGAACAAAAGAATAATGATACGTAGGTATTTCGATAACCTAGTTATCTGATGGATTTTGTCTGCCCCCTAGCTCCAATGCACAGAAAAGAAAAGCACCTTTGTCAATATTTGATATGGTTCCTAGGAATTATGCGTCAGAGTTAACACGCAGCTGAATAatgatttaattattcttaacCTGTTATCTCACAGGCTAAAAACTATTATGTTACAAATCAAGGTTTCATTTAAGAGTTTGTTTTTGGCTAACGACTTGTATGCACAAGGCATGAGTTGATTATAGGATTGTTTAATTTTGCAAATTTACACTCCCATTGCATGACATCATTTTGCCCTTTCCCCTGTTCTATTGAAGTTGGATTTACTTCATACTCATTGGACTGGTAAaagtatatttattttattttggattaTATAGTTCTTTGGGCTTTCACATTAAAACAATTAGAATGTTGCTTGATATTTTAAGTGATCTAATCCATAATTATCTTGGTATTTTaacaaatggttatgaaaaattGTCTTTAGGTTCCAAATTCTTTGGTAGTATCATTGAGGCTCTGGCTCAGAATATTTGTTAAGCAGAAATTTAAGGATGGAAAACACCCGAGTATCAAACTTTGCGCGAGATGAATTAGTGAAAATGATCTTTGTACTGTCTAAAACAAAATTGTGAAAATTTTCTCTAGTCTGCACAATTGTCATAAGCTTTCACTTAAGGAACTAGACGTCACCGAATAATTATTGTGTGAAATGCATCCCTGCTCAATTGAGGTGATTGTTGTGTGTTGGTCAAAACCAAGCTTTTGAGATCCCACATTTGACTCTCCAGAAGTTCCCTTTTACTCAAAATTCTATCAGATGCACAATCGTCTTCCTATAAAACCTGGGGGCGAAAACATGGTAATTTACAATGTATTCATTTTCCAATTACTCAGTGATATTGAAATAAGTTGATCATAATATTGAAAGAAAAACGAATATTTTGCTTCTTCATGATTGCCACATGGTCAGCTTTTCAGAGTAAAGTTAACTGAGTTAGTGGTTTCTGTTTCTACtttttaaagataaaagatTCTATTAAAAACCTTTGTGCAAAGAGTTCATTAAAAGGATGAACACTAGAATTCTTATCTAGCTTTTTCGAAATGTTGATGAAAATTTAAGTTTTTTCCTAACAAGCAAGGACATTTGTTAAGAAACCAAGAGTGGAAATGTTTTTACTTATTACAGATATATTATTATACGAAATTTAAAATCTTACCTTTTCAATAAACAAAATTTCCTCCCTTAGTTTACTAATTTGAACTAACTTAATTTAGTGGGGACAACTATTTTGAATGAATGAAAGCCAAAAGATGTACAAAATGCAACAAGCAAGCATGATAAGTAATACTCACATCACCAGCTGATAATAGCGCTAAGAGTCACTGTAGCAGCTTGATAATCCGTCAATACCTTGTCTGCTGACTCATCGCGCTTATCCTGAAAGGTTTTAAAGCGTGAAAAAATAAATCTTCGAGGACTTTTGAGATATTATATGATTGCATGAAATACAGTCCTGTCAAAGGTGCCAAAATTTGTCTATATTACCATCATAGATACAATCTAAATAAGCCTAAAATATTCATATTCATTGTGATGTTAACTCACAGAGAGAGAACATACCTTCAATTGGGAAATAGAAACAGAGATCACCCTTCCAGGGGCTTGAATAGCTTTATGGTAAAACTGTAGTAAGTGGAAGAAAACAATAAGGAGATGGTAGGCTTCAGAAAGAGAGAGGGGGTGTGGAAGCAACCAAAGTAACCTGGATATAAAGTAATGACACAACTTTTGGCAGAAGGATACAGGGTCAGTCTCAGCAGAAACTTGGGATGTTAATTCCTGATAttcaataacaaaaattaatggTAGGCCAACtctgataaatattttttcctGATTGAAAATTTGTTCCTCAGGActtaaattagaattttccttccAGATGAAAAGAACTTGTTCATTAATATTTTTGGTAATTTTCAGTTGATCTACCAATCTGATATTTAATACATTACCAGTGTTATTGACAGTATATTTGTGAATCTAGTAGCTTCAAACAAATTCTGATAAAGCTTTATGCGGGTGAAAGCATAAATATCTTACATGCCAATTTGCACATTttaatttacatgtaaaaataCCTTAGTAAATGCCTATGTAAAACAACATGCCATCATTTACATGTCAATTTGCACATTTCAACAgtgaaaacagaaaaattaaaattctaagaAACATAACAGAACTTACAGAAGTTGATTGATCATGTTCAAACAATTTCAAGGCTTTTTCATAGAGCTGCATGTTTAAGAAAGTCTGCCACCAGGGAAACACGGAAAAAACAATTAACATAGTAAACTGTAAGTATAAAAGACCACAAAAGTTGTGTTTGTGCCATTTTAGCAGACCTCATCAAGTTTCTTCTGCAAATTATCAGGCAATCGCTTTTTTTGGTCTGCATTTTCTGTTAGTAATGCCTTCCTTTTCTCCATCCGAGAACTGATTACTGTAGGCCTTAACTTGTGACTAAGGCCCAAGAATTGTTTCAGGATC includes:
- the LOC130935091 gene encoding probable NOT transcription complex subunit VIP2; this encodes MLACFKARLLFTVFGGNIVLHIIQHAQRRSTIICCKLNELHNRGWYYHKDNRFWFIRVPNMEPLVRTNTYERGSYHCFDPNTFETYERGSYHCFDPNTFETVRKDNFVLHYEMLEKRPPLPQHRVGIRTFIVEFQL
- the LOC130935089 gene encoding E3 UFM1-protein ligase 1 homolog isoform X1 — encoded protein: MILKQFLGLSHKLRPTVISSRMEKRKALLTENADQKKRLPDNLQKKLDETFLNMQLYEKALKLFEHDQSTSELTSQVSAETDPVSFCQKLCHYFISRLLWLLPHPLSLSEAYHLLIVFFHLLQFYHKAIQAPGRVISVSISQLKDKRDESADKVLTDYQAATVTLSAIISW
- the LOC130935089 gene encoding E3 UFM1-protein ligase 1 homolog isoform X2 is translated as MILKQFLGLSHKLRPTVISSRMEKRKALLTENADQKKRLPDNLQKKLDETFLNMQLYEKALKLFEHDQSTSELTSQVSAETDPFYHKAIQAPGRVISVSISQLKDKRDESADKVLTDYQAATVTLSAIISW